The stretch of DNA TTCACAATAGTCATCAAGCAATATGTTTGCAGCCTTCACATCCCTATGTATTATCTTTGGATCACATTGTTCATGAAGATATAATAGCCCCCTTGCTGCTCCTAATGCAATGTTCTTCCTTGTTCCCCAATCCAACACCGGCTTACCTGTCAAAATCGCCAAAACCGGTATCAGAATGCTACTTAAACCTGTTAAGATCCATAAAATTTAGACACTAGAGATAAATAGTGTATACATAACAAAAAGTTTTAGATTATTATATCTAAGTGTATAGACAAATTCAATGAGGCAAGCGAAATTTCTGCTATATACTTGCATTTGTCCCTAAATATAACATGGTGAAAACTCGCATGCAGTTATTTCAATATGAGATAAATAGTTGAGAACTGTTAGATGACAGTTTAGTCAAATATGTCAAATTCAAGGATGAAATTCTATGATTGATATTACCCTTTAGACGTGAAGCGACGCTGCCATTGGACATGTAAGGGTAAACTAAGAGCCTTTCTGTTGGTGTCATGCAGAATCCATAGAGTCTGAGGAGGTTCCGGTGGACGGCGAGGCTGATCATTTCGACTTCAGTCTGAAACTGAATCTCTCCTCCAATGGCATTGCCATCTTTCAGCCTCTTGACAGCTACAAGAGTGCTATCAGAGAGAACTCCTTTGTAGACATTTCCAAAACCACCCTTTCCAAGAATGTTCTTGCTGCTGAAGTTATTGGTAGCAACTTGGAGTTCTCTGAATTGGAACCTCTTCAAGTTTCCAAGGTATACTTCTTCGTGATGCCGGTCTGAAACATAAAAAACATTCAACATTTAAGCTGTATATGAATTGAAGGAACTATTATAGTActcaattaaagaagaagaaaatgctaACTATGATGCTAATTGGAAAGTACCTTTAACATCAAAGAATGCTTGTTGATTGTGCTTGTGCCTCCACCAAAGAACAAGGCCGAAACCGAGAACTATGAGGCAGAGACATCCAAGACTCAAGCCAAAAGCAATTGCCATTTTATGAGATTTTGGTTTGCTTGATGGTAAGGCATCTAAGGAAGAAGCAAATTATTGATGACAGCATGAAAATAATGCACAATTTCACAATTAATTcgaaaaaaagatgaaactcCTGAGAGATCTTATTCTTACCTTCAGTGCCATTTAAGTTCATGGACATTGGCATTAGTGTCAAGCCATGGCAGTTTGGTTCTTTTCCAGTTGCACAAACAAGGGGATTTCCAACAATGCTGAAAAAGCATTAAcggaaaaaataagaacattcTTATGTTAGTGCTGAATTTCGGTTTCTTGAAGCCTATTAAAAACAAATGCACCATATAATCAAGAAAAAGAGATTTATTACTTGAAGGATTTAGCTAAAATCCTTGGTATAGGGCCACTGATATTGTTGTAGGACAAGTCACTGAAATTGATAATCACAAAAACAAGATAACCATAATTAGAATAAgagaaaacttaaaaaacagAATTATTAATacacaaaaagaaacaaaagaaagagtTCAATGAATATTACAGAAAAGCAAGCTGTGTCATATTAGCCAATGATTCTGGCAATTCACCATGAAGACTGTTATTATTGAGCCTCCTGAAAGCAgtttaagaaaattaaactcTTGAGTATTTAGACATCAAAATCAAAGACTATAAGCTTCCAAAAATCTTAGCTCATATGATATAATATTAGCTTACATGTATTGCAAACTTCTCAAGTGGCCAAGTGAAGGGGGAATTTCACCACTGAAGAAGTTGTTAGAGAgatcaagagtttgaagcttaGGAAGTTTTCCCAACTCTGAAGGGATTGGTCCAGTTATGTTGTTATTCTGAAGCAacctgaaaaagaaaacaaaaaagcagTTAAAAAACCAGAACACTCATCTAATTTTGTAAGCTTCAATCAGCAAATGAATGATACTGTAGTGTTTTTCTGATTGTGATTAATTACTTACACAATCTGAAGGTTGGTTAAGTTTCCTATGGTTGGAGAAAGAGTACCAGATAAACTTTGACTTGGAGTACCCCTACAGAAGGCAAAATCAAACTTCATTTTCACCAAACATTTAAATCAATTTGAACCAAAGAAACTAGTACTTCAACTcttgttttcgtttttctacTTCAAATAGAAGATTATGAAGAAGAAACTTACAATCCAATCACCAAGTTCTCTGCAGAACAAGTAACCATAGTCCAGCTACAAGGATCAACAGCATCAGCATCCCAATTATCCAAAACACCATGAGGATCCACCAGTGAGTTCTTTATCCCCATTAAAGCTTGAACTGCATTAAAGAGATATAGATGTATAGAGAAATAAGACACCACCCCATTTCATAATTCTGCATATTGAGCTCATACATGAGGAAAAGTTTGAAGTTTTACCTTCAAAGTTTACTCCTTTGGGAGAAAGCAAAGCAGTTGCAGTgctaaaaaacaagaaaaatgcaacagaacatggaagaagaagaactcctcctcctcctcctcttcctcttcctcttcctcttccactTGCTCTTCCACTTGGAGTCCCCATTGAAATTGGAGCTTCCAAGGATCAGTTCCAATAGAAAAGTACTTGAAGAATTAACAGTGACGTTAACTGATGATAAAGAAGTTGTTTTGAAACTTTCAACAGTTCACTTCTCTCAGATATGAGTGTGgttgtttcttctttcttcacacTGTGTGATGATGATGttcaaaataagaaaagaaactaAATTTCAATGCTTTCCATGCCAGAATGAATCTCATTCACCAAAAATCTTGTGTCAGAAccaaagagaaaaaggaaaagtataaaaTGGAAACTTAATCTAGCATGCTTGTCACTGACTCATTGTActcaacaaaataatatatacaaatGTCCCTTTAACTAGTCTTATAAGAACAAACAAATTAGAGGTAAATATTTCACTGGCATATAAGTGTAGTACAGGGACAGAATGggaaattcacttttttttctttatgtgtttgttaatCATGGACATGCTAAGAAAGCATAAAGTAAGGTTTTAatgaaattattatatatgtgcaTTAGCACAGCAGTAGATAaaggagaaacaaaaaaaagtacTTGGAAACATGATagatatgatttgattttgttaaGGAGCATTATGCTGATACATCTATAGAATATTACCACAACATTATGctttcttttttcccttttctgGCCAGaacaattaataatataatcttAGTAGAATTAACGAGTGTGCCTAATTGGCAAAGAAATGTGCAAATTTTGCTGAAATTAGCCACAGTGCAAGTTGATGATTGATTCATATAAGATATAtatggtttatttatttatggtttaattattatgtaaaaattaatctaattataaaatttaaaaatataaaatttaattaaaaatttgataaaattataaaaattattaaaataattaaatttttatttatttatatgtgaAATGGTGGTGTGAAGAGAAGGGGAATCAAGAAATGAATGAGTTGGGCCAAGTCAGTAAAGTTGTGAAGggaattttataataataagttTGTTGGAGAGAATGTTAGAATCTCGAGAAGGAGATTATCATTATTCATGGTTGTGTTGTTGTTTTGTTGTGGTTCGAGATGGATGATGGGATTTGGTCACCCACTATATGTGTATCTCAACCATGAAAATCTTTGTTGGATTTCTTCTATCTATGTCATTGTTTTTTATGGTTATGCATAAATAATGTCcaagaattttatattattataactttaataattcatattatatcattaataattaaatatatgtttataaatttttttatactgtTAATATATCATATTAGAATATATTTaggatattatatattaatatattatctaAATATACCTCGtatgattttttatgtttatttattttaatattaaagtgATTTTATCATTATAAATAGATTGTATTTTAGTCTATAAAtagactttttttattatacatatatacaataatagcatctaatatcaaatttattcttaaattattattataaattctaatacatcaaaattaaaattttaattatttgtatcatttctaattaaaatagttagggTTACACTTTTGTTAATTTGACTATATATGTATAACTatatttagaagaaaaaataaactttGTTATGATGAttatattaaacttttaaatatttttaaaatatatattttaattattttgattgttgattttaattataaaaaaatgtatattatttattaattgaaattaaaaattaaaatcactaaaatattaatattttaagaagatttaaaaattttccatACATAAATGTATaggaataatataaaataaggtGTTATTAATATgtgtataaaatattaatattggaGGGATagtaactattattattatgattatctTTTATGGTGTAAATGTGGGGTGATGGAAGCAACAAAAACTTTATTAGATTCCATAAAGCACTTATATTACTTAGTGATGAGTAACACAGAATGGGGAGTGTTTGGTCAATTAACAAAGGAGACAGTCATTCCcctaaaattgttcaaaaagaGTAAAACTTTGAAAAGCAAAAGCTGCCATTCCCATTCccttcactctctctctttctttctgtGACCCACACATCTTTTTCTGCAAACTatgttttcttccttcttttttctctcaccTCCGTGCCCAGCtaactctttttctttcttagcttttttcttttttttttccccttttttttaattaaaaaaatcctagctaacttatTAGTTATAaggttaataaaatattgataatttactttaataaaataattgaaattcaaaattacatAAATACTTTTAATAGAATTTGGTTATAAGTATtttctattataattttttccgatcaatttggtttatttttataaaatgatAAAGGGACTTGCTTAAATAGGATATCAATAAAATTGCTAATAGCgttttttttaggaaaaatatattattattattattagcctTTTTGGGAAAGTAATGTTTATGTGTAAGATATccataaaattaatataaaagataGCTTTTGATTTGTTGTCTCATTAATTAGGTAAGTTTTagtattttatgtttataaGAGATTGTTAGCGCCACATTTTATAAGATAAAAAGGTTATGGTCTTATGGATGTTATATATTTAATCTCTGAAGAATATTAAANaatttttatataaaaatataaaaaatatatttatagtcATTAAATTTGTATGACAAtgcatttaaaattattgtatttgtagtcattatttttaatttttattaaaatatacataataaataaatcaatatttataGTCATTGTCTTTATATAACtttgtgtaaaaaaaaatattattaaaataaaaataaaatatccatTCATTAATATACCCAAACGATCACATTCATATCACTGTATATGCTATGCATGTTATATCTATGACAATATCTATACCATTTAGATATATATAGGATataaattaattgattgattgtGACACTTTTCCAATGGTGTTACTAGTGAAGAATAATATTGTGGTAGCTTCGTTCAGTTCAACGGAGTGCGTGTACCTAGTAAAATGCTAAGTAATGAATCTTCTCTCgtgaggaaaaagaaaaaaaaaagtagttggTTTTGTGATAGCTAAGTGCACATTATtggatatctatatatatacatgaagATTGATTAATTACTTGGTGAACTTGTGATAGATCTTTTAAGAGTGACGACAAATTAAAGAATAATGAATTGAAGCCATATATAGTTATAGATCCTTGAAACCTACGTTAATAATTAATCAAGTTATGTACTCTCAAATTTTTGAAGCTTATGACCAATATACTCCACTTTTCACTATCACCAAACTATACATATATGTTAGGAATATAAGTAGGGGAGATCTATATATTGATTAgatcatgcatgcatacatgtcAAATTGATATTGAAATCCTATACAGTCAGCAAATTTATATAAATGTTATTTCATATAAATACTTAGAGAGGACGCAATTTCTTAACTATCACTATATAATATACGGTAAGAATTTAGGTAAAATTAActtcatataaaattaatagttaaaaattattaaataataatttagttaaatttattaaattatttaattatttttatttactaattttacataaaattaactGCATTTAAGTTTCTATCATAATATATATCacagaatcaaattaaaaaattttgtaggatgcattttaatttgatattagGGATGCACATGGTCCAATTTAGTTCGAAAACGTAGTTCGATTTCGAATATTTTAAAAGCTAATTTTGTGTGATTTTACTGGATTTAAAATCGGATAaaggtctcaaaaatagatccGATCCAATTATTATTTAGAATCGAGTTCAGATCAAGACGAACTCAACTTCACCCGACCCATGTGTACCTtaagaaaactaaaaaagttatgtatattttaaattaattttaatattatgttatattaattataagtttattgttttatttttaatatatcacatttgttgaattagaaaatagattaaagaagcattaaattaaaatttatggaaaaattcaaatttaaatatagataTCAACTTTTcgataataaattttgtttttataaattattgttaaaattttaaagacttGATTTTCACCCAATTAAATCCAATATAGTTATAATCTGaaaatatttaagttttatcGAGTCTAAAATCGAATTAAAGTctaaaaaataaactcaataCATATTTAAgactaaatttaaatcaaaataaactcAATATAACATCCCACTTATGAACATCTCAATTTGATATCGGGATAGAAATATAATGTTTACACgtagttaattatattttatatattaatatttgtgTATACTTAGAGACAAATGAGATAAATTTAATAGGTAACCCGNNNNNNNNNNNNNNNNNNNNNNNNNNNNNNNNNNNNNNNNNNNNNNNNNNNNNNNNNNNNNNNNNNNNNNNNNNNNNNNNNNNNNNNNNNNNNNNNNNNNNNNNNNNNNNNNNNNNNNNNNNNNAGGTAAATTCTAGCCTACCCTTCCTATAATAACATGTAATTTACCCTCTGTAACATGTCATCTTTTAATTGGTTGCTATGTTAACTATGGTTAAATTACTGGTAATTAAATTATAGCCCAAAGTGGGTGATTATGTAATTAAATACCtccaaatttaatttcaatgccATCCAGAAATCtcatatcatcatcaccatcaccatcatcatcatcatcatcatcattattttcattttctttttcgtcTTCCCCTTCTACACTATCATCATAAAAAGCCATCATTATCGTTTTCACGttcttaaattttaagattttctgaATTTCGCAAACTTAAACTTAGTCTCACCTGAGCTAGGTTCACAAAACAAAAGCAGTTTTTATAACTAAACACAAAGAACACAAAACACAGAACACGACCTTACTTGAACAGGATCTGTTCTATAGGCTCGTACATCTGTATCCTTGAGTTCTAAGAAGACTTTGGTTGAACTATGACCGTGAGGTCAGAGCGTGATTAATTGTTCCAAAGCGCATGCCATCTGAACGGTGGAGGATCGTTCGCGCTACAACCTTGTGGTCGAGATGGTCTCACGGTGTTCTGACAGACTCAAATATTTTTTCCCTGGCcatttaattagttattttctctaaatacttagtgtgtgtttggattacagtttgCAAACGGgagtttgaataaaattaattttgcaaacttgattttgatgaaaagtaagtttgtattaagtgatttatgtttggcaatatttatatcaaaatgaattatagtaaaataaatgttgtttggattacactattcaaaatcacttttagatacaaaattactaaaatagacatcaacttaaataatttttgtatattattttaatttagatatttgaatagatgttattaattaattctataataaaattaatatttatacactaagataaaaataatatataaaaattgacaaaatatacttttaattaaaactaacaaaatataaattttagagagtactaaaaataataaaaaaattaaatatttattttggtagtaattgaaataaataaaaaaaaatttatgatattttttataNNNNNNNNNNNNNNNNNNNNNNNNNNNNNNNNNNNNNNNNNNNNNNNNNNNNNNNNNNNNNNNNNNNNNNNNNNNNNNNNNNNNNNNNNNNNNNNNNNNNNNNNNNNNNNNNNNNNNNNNNNNNNNNNNNNNNNNNNNNNNNNNNNNNNNNNNNNNNNNNNNNNNNNNNNNNNNNNNNNNNNNNNNNNNNNNNNNNNNNNNNNNNNNNNNNNNNNNNNNNNNNNNNNNNNNNNNNNNNNNNNNNNNNNNNNNNNNNNNNNNNNNNNNNNNNNNNNNNNNNNNNNNNNNNNNNNNNNNNNNNNNNNNNNNNNNNNNNNNNNNNNNNNNNNNNNNNNNNNNNNNNNNNNNNNNNNNNNNNNNNNNNNNNNNNNNNNNNNNNNNNNNNNNNNNNNNNNNNNNNNNNNNNNNNNNNNNNNNNNNNNNNNNNNNNNNNNNNNNNNNNNNNNNNNNNNNNNNNNNNNNNNNNNNNNNNNNNNNNNNNNNNNNNNNNNNNNNNNNNNNNNNNNNNNNNNNNNNNNNNNNNNNNNNNNNNNNNNNNNNNNNNNNNNNNNNNNNNNNNNNNNNNNNNNNNNNNNNNNNNNNNNNNNNNNNNNNNNNNNNNNNNNNNNNNNNNatatatatatatattgtttttgttgtttttaatatattaaataataaaattagatttttcaaaaaaataaagaaaaaagagtataaGAGATaggattaattataataaaggaAGATATAGATAAGGGCTCCTACTATATACATGAATGTACCAAGTAGGAAGTGCAGAATAATGGGGTCAATAAGTATGTAGGGATGCAAATTGGAGGCCAATTATTCAGAGCAATATGTGGAAAATAAA from Arachis duranensis cultivar V14167 chromosome 4, aradu.V14167.gnm2.J7QH, whole genome shotgun sequence encodes:
- the LOC107486539 gene encoding protein NSP-INTERACTING KINASE 1 yields the protein MGTPSGRASGRGRGRGRGGGGGVLLLPCSVAFFLFFSTATALLSPKGVNFEVQALMGIKNSLVDPHGVLDNWDADAVDPCSWTMVTCSAENLVIGLGTPSQSLSGTLSPTIGNLTNLQIVLLQNNNITGPIPSELGKLPKLQTLDLSNNFFSGEIPPSLGHLRSLQYMRLNNNSLHGELPESLANMTQLAFLDLSYNNISGPIPRILAKSFNIVGNPLVCATGKEPNCHGLTLMPMSMNLNGTEDALPSSKPKSHKMAIAFGLSLGCLCLIVLGFGLVLWWRHKHNQQAFFDVKDRHHEEVYLGNLKRFQFRELQVATNNFSSKNILGKGGFGNVYKGVLSDSTLVAVKRLKDGNAIGGEIQFQTEVEMISLAVHRNLLRLYGFCMTPTERLLVYPYMSNGSVASRLKGKPVLDWGTRKNIALGAARGLLYLHEQCDPKIIHRDVKAANILLDDYCEAVVGDFGLAKLLDHQDSHVTTAVRGTVGHIAPEYLSTGQSSEKTDVFGFGILLLELITGQRALEFGKAANQKGAMLDWVKKIHQEKKLELLVDKDLKGNYDRIELEEMVQVALLCTQNLPGHRPKMSEVVRMLEGDGLAERWEASQRADTSAAATATTNTSKSKPHESSLSDRYSDLTDDSLLLVQAMELSGPR